Below is a genomic region from Helianthus annuus cultivar XRQ/B chromosome 2, HanXRQr2.0-SUNRISE, whole genome shotgun sequence.
ataacaaAATACCAAATAAATAATAAGTATCTAGAATAAACTCAATAAAACTCGTAGTTTATTCAGTGCTAAAATCCAAATCCAAAACACTTGGATTGAATTTGATACCAGAAGGTCTGAAAAAAATCCGACGGGTTAAAAATTTATATTCGGATTGGATCCTACCGATTGTATCTGGTTTCTAAAAGTCCGGTTTCCCCCGTCTATTGATTTTAGATTATATTTCGAATCGGTTTTGGATCCGGATTTTTTTTACACCTCCCCTTCACCACTAGACTTTAAAATAAACTTGGGCCCTAACTTAAAAGGCCTAATTTACAAAAACTTGGGCCCAAGAGTTTAGATTGCCGTAATTTACGATTATGCCATTCGTACAACAGTTGATATCATTTCAGCGGCTCGTTATTTTCATCGCGAAAACCCTCATCGATCCTGCTGAGGAGAAACGAATCAAGTCACTTTTCTTTGATTTGCAGAGAAACAAAGATCCAAAAGGGATctaaaatcaataaaaaaaatgGGTGAAAATAAAGAGATTGAAACTCAATATGATCTGAATGCAAAGTGGGATGCTTGTTTGGATTTGGGTGTTCGTCGGTTCGTTTACTCTTCCGCTGCTGGTGCCTTTGCGGGTCTTCTTTTGTTCCGTGAGTTCTTGTTCTATTCTCAATTAgcttattaattttttttatttaattgttgGTTTAATATGCTATTTTTGCCTTGGATAACAGACAATCGATGTGTTTTGTTAGAATATATGTTAATGTATAAAGGAATTGCAATTGGCTTTGGGTTGATTATTGGAAGTGATTGTCTAGTAATTTTGCAATATTTGTGTAGCAAATGTATGAAATTGAAGCAAAATCAGGAATTGTTAGGATTTAGGATGTGAAATTAGGCATCTTTTATATAAGTTGAAGTTatgttatttattattatcattatattattattattattattattatttttattttgagttttgataaggattaaggaatgcgcagggttgtgcatggttcggttcggtttttgggcaAAACCAAAACCGATATGTTAGTTTTCGGTTTTTTGGTTTTTACGccagttcggttcggttttttggttatttcggtttttggaacaaaattatgtaagatcaaaaaataaaaaaagtataatttaaaatatgataatttttcttatgtgtttacatttaagttattacagttaacctttttaattaatattgtttacataaacctaaccttctCATTTAATTTTATGTTTctccaaagttttattaatacattttcttttataatagtTTGAAGATCATTTAATTTATAAATTTCTTGTAGGTAATAAATTAATCATTTCaattaaataaacatgtaatgtttttattataaacacttaacattcAAGAAGAAAATTAATAATTTCTACTAGCATTGGGTTAAACGCTTAAACAACTTACACTTAAACATAAAAGTATATGGACTAGGCCTACTATTGTaacttatcggttcggttcgggtttttttggttattgaaaatggttatcCAAAACCCAAACCGCaatttcggttattaaaaatccgtaaatcgaaccgtcggtttttgtttcggtttggTTTTTTTCGGTTATGTCGGTTACGGTTCAGTTActtcggttttctgctcacccctaaTAGGAACTGCGTAAAATCTGTTTTTCTTTGGGATTTGGGGATGGATTTTTGTAAATTAAGTTATATCTGAGTTGTTTTCATCTATATTAGAAAATCAATGTCAGCTTGTAACATAGTTATCAATCGCGAATAGCGTAGTGACGCGGCCATATGCCGCTACAAGGTACTATGCAACCAAATATCGACCAAATAGCGACGTCCGACGACAGATTCCGGCACTGGTGCTGCAACTAATGCCGGAAACAAGGAAGAGGGAAACCAGAGGCTCAAATTGATGGAAAGAAAGAAGCGGTACCTTGTTTTGACGGCGTTCATAGTAGTTTTCCCACTGCTTTTCTGTAATTTCATGGCGGCGGTGGATCTGGACGGCGAAGGTTACAAATGGGATGACGAATTAGATATTTAGGTTTAAATTAGTTTGTGTAGTTTTACAATTTAGCCCTCTGTCTTTCTATAGTTTACATTTATCCTCTAACTTGTATATTTTTACATAAAAAGAGTGAAATTAGTTtgtgtattttaacatttaaccccgtCTATCTTCACCAGTTTACATTTGGTTCTTAAACTTACAAATCTATACATATaaagtataaaattaacattataaTATATGCATATAATTATAAATagctatatttttatttttaaaattttctactACCTTATGGAGTTATCGCTAAACACGAAATAGCGGTCGCTATTTCGTCGCtatcgctatgtagcatataggtagtCTGTCGCTATTGACCGCTATTCGCTATCATTAACTATGGCTTGTAACACTATTATCAATTCATATCCACTATTGTAATGTAAACTGGGGCGTTCATCAAGATCACATCCATGTTGAGAACTTGTTTTTCTATATTTATTACAAATGTGTTTAAGCAGCTGCAAACATGCATATGTCTACTAATCAGATCATATTTCTGATGTTAGTTAACAGGATTATCTGGCCAAGTACTAGGATGCCACCCCAAGGTTTCATGCTTGTTATATTATATTgaaaaaattataagttttgtcctttatctttataccacttttcaggcggtgtcctttttaacgaacgttgacagacggtgtcctttactaggtattttgttgcaagtttagttcTTTACACCCAACctagttaaaaaaccctgttaattgttggcaGGCAGTGTCCTTTATTAGGTATTTTGTtacaagtttagtcctttacctaggtattttgttgcaagtttagtcctttacacccaacacttaacagggtttttttaactgggttgggtgtaaaggactaaacttgcaacaaaatacctagtaaaggacaccgcctgtcaacattcgttaaaaaggacaccgcctgaaaagtggtataaagataaaggacaaaacttgtaatttttcctattATATTTCATAAGTGTTTTTTCTTCATATTGTTATCCTAACACCGATTTATGCTAAATTAAATTTTGGTAAACTTATTCGTCAGTGGAGAGGTGGGAttatactgggtatggttgttgttgttgttgtattcgTCAGTGGAGACTCTGATTATTTAAAACTGAAGAAATTACCCACTCAGCTCATCAAACTATGCAAATAAGTGTTCGGGTCAGCTTGTTAAAGCTATTTAACATTGACTAATAATGTAATGGTTTTAAATTTTGTTGCTAGGCTCTCCTGTTACACGGTGGGCATCGATTGCTTTTGGTGCTGGAGTGGGTATTGGATCTGCGTACTCAGATTGCTCTCAGAAATTTGACGGGTCAAGTCAAACTTCTTCCAGTGTTGCTGAGATACCAGTTGCTAAGGTAGGTTTTGTCACTGTCAATAATATACCATCGTACaagatattttttttatgttaatatggtttatatttttttatcaatCTGGTATTAGTTTGCATTTGCGTACTTGTACTCAACATTGATttgagatttttttttgtttcaaaagATCCGATTAAAAAATAATGTTTGAAATGCTAAATTTTAAAATAGAATAATCTTAGTTGGTAACTATAAAAAAATTGTTAAATAGCTTAAAatttaggaaaaattacaagttttgtcctttatctttataccacttttcaggcgatgtcctttttaatgaatgttgacaggcggtgtcctttactaggtattttgttgcaagtttagtcctttacacccaacccagttaaaaaaccctgttaattgttgggtgtaaaggactaaacttgcaacaaaatacctagtaaaggactaaacttgcaacaaaatacctagtaaaggacaccacctgtcaacaattaacagggttttttaactgggttgggtgtaaaggactaaacttgcaacaaaatacctagtaaaggccACCGCCtatcaacattcgttaaaaaggacaccgactgaaaagtggtataaagataaaggacaaaacttgtaatttttcctaaaaTTTAAACATAAACTTTGAAGTACCGTGTATTTAAAGTTCATTTTACATTATTGTTAAACTAAAACTTTAATAGAATCTTAAATACCAAGTTCATTTACAGGCTTGTCATTGTATACTCTACAATGAAATATGCAAAACTAAATAAAGTAATAAACGATTTTTCCGCATGGATGAAGTTGGTTATGATGTGTGCTAATTTAATTAGTTTTGAAGCTGATTTTTCCACTGGCTTAAAAAGCTGATTTTGAAGCAATATTAGTCGTTAGCGACATGAAAAGGTTTATCTTTAACAATGGCTTGCAAAACAATATATCAAACTCAAAGTATTGAGgctgtattttttttttctgcttCTAAAATGATCAAGTTGAGATTTTACATTAGAAGGTTGTTCTCTACTTTTAGTTACCTTCCCTAGTACACAAATTTGCAACACTGGATATTGTATTTGAATAATTTCACAACATAGAATCAACCCACATTGTTTTCTGAAATCTGAAAGTTAACACAAATGCTTTATTAATAGGGATATTGGCCTCTAATAATCCTAACTACACGTCATTGGCTATTGGCAGTCCCTCCTTTTTTTTATTCCACatgccagtcccacctttcaactATTTTTCCTCCACCGGTCCTTAGTTAAAAAAATTCTGTTAAGTTTATTTCCAAATTACAAACTGgcgttttagggcttttgatcagaacgaggatacgagtctattgatgtaaaacttacctcgaaacggtgctccaaacgacttgatttttgataattggaagtttaaacacccgaattgaagcaccattttcatcgtttggagcacaatttcaaggtaagttttGCATCATTCTACTCGTATCCTCGtcctaatcaaaagccctaaaacgtcagtttgtaattcggaaaaaaagtTAACTCCGTCAAGTTTTTTTAACTTTAGACCAGTGGAGGAAAAATAGTTGAAAGGTGGGACTGTCAGGGGGAATAAAAAAAAGGTGAAATTGCCAATGGCCAATGACGTCTAGTAGGGATAATCAGAGGCCAATATCCCTTATTAATATTGTGAACTTAAAAGTTCAAAGCATATAATAAGTTAACAACTGGGATATACAAATAAAATTCAGTCATGACTCATTCTTCATTTTGTATGTTGGATCTAAAACAACACCACCTGTTATTAATGATTGCACGACAATATTAACTGAATTCTGTTATCGTTTTTATTCCATATTGCTCAAGATACTCAATTATACCAAACAAATCAACCCTTTTTTTGAAGCGACCTGTCTCGACCCAGCATGTCACCCGACCCGTCCGTTTTGCTAGGTGTAGTTTAAAATGACATTGTACACATGTAAAATTGTAGTTTCATAAGTGACCAACAACTGATTTGGGTTTTTAAAATGA
It encodes:
- the LOC110912784 gene encoding MICOS complex subunit Mic10, translated to MGENKEIETQYDLNAKWDACLDLGVRRFVYSSAAGAFAGLLLFRSPVTRWASIAFGAGVGIGSAYSDCSQKFDGSSQTSSSVAEIPVAKD